The region CGATTTCGAGATCATGACCACGGGCAAGTACGGCGGAATCGGTTCGCTGATCCGCAAGAAGGGGGACTGGGTGGTGATCGCCCAGCCCTATAAGGGATTTCCGGCCGACCGCGCGGGACTGAAGATCGGCGACAAGATCGTGGAGATCGAGGGACAGGACGCCCGCGGGTTCGATCCGGCCCGGGTGAGCGCCCTGCTCAAGGGCGATCCCGGAACGACCGTCAGGCTCAAGGTGGAGCGTTTCGCCACGGGCAAGGTGGAGCCGGTCAGCATCCGCCGGGAACGGATCGTGATTTCGGGCGTGCCCTATCACGGATTCGTGGCGGACAGCATCGGTTACATCCAGCACAGCGATTTCACGGAGGATTGCAGCACCGACCTGCGCCGGGCGCTCGCGGAACTCAGATCTTCGGGCCGCCTGAAAGGATTGATCCTCGACTTGAGGGGCAACGGGGGCGGTATCCTGCAGGAGGCCGTGAAGATTCTTTCGCTCTTCGTGCCCAAGGGAACGGAGGTGGTGAGCATGCGCGGAAAGTTCGAGCAGCTGGACGCCACGTTCAAGACCGAAGGGGAGCCTGTGGACACGGAGCTTCCGATCGTGGTGCTGACCGACCGGGGTTCGGCTTCGGCGGCGGAGATCGTGTCGGGTGCGCTGCAGGACCTCGACCGGGCCGTGCTGCTCGGACAGCGTACTTTCGGCAAGGGGCTCGTGCAGTCGACCCGCCCGCTCGGGTACAACTCCTATCTGAAGGTGACCACGGCCAAATACTACATTCCCACGGGCCGCTGCATCCAGGCGATCGACTATGCCCACCGCAACGAGGACGGCAGTGTGGGATACGTGCCCGATTCGCTGATCCGGGAGTTCCGCACGCGGGCCGGACGAAAGGTTTATGACGGGGGAGGGATCATGCCCGACGTGCGGACGGAGCCCCGCTATGTGAGCCGTTTCGCAATGATCCTCTACGGCAAGGGTTATATCGAGGATTTCGTGGACGGCTACGTGAAGCGCCATCCGGAGCCCGTGGACGTGGAGCGTTTCGCGCTGAGCGACGCCGACTATGCGGACTTCACCGAGTTCATGAAGGACAAGGACGTGGAGTTCCGTTCGGAGAGCAAGCTGGCGCTGGCCCAGTTGCGCGAGAAGGCGAAACAGGAGCGTTATCTCGACCGGATCGGTCCGCAGCTGGACGAGATCGAGAAGGGGCTCAGGGACGACAAGGAGAGCAATCTGAAGCTGTACCGCAAGGAGCTGTCGCAGATCATCGAAGACGAGATCATCCTGCGCAGCCACTATGCGCAGGGCGTGACGCGCCACAAGCTGCTGTCGGACGAGGAGGTGAAGCAGGCCGTGGAACTGCTCGGCGACACGGCGCGTTACCGGGACATCCTCTCCTCGCAGGACACGGCGCGTAAATAATTCCCGCGGCCCGGAACGGAGACCGTCGCCGCAGCAAACGGACACACGACATGGAACGCAGGCGAAACATACTACCCCGGTTCGGAAGGACGTTTTTCTCCTTCCGCCACCGCGTGGTGATCATCGTGCTGGGGCTCGCCATCGGGACCTCGTCGCTCCTGTTCACCGACCACATGGCCCAGCGCCTGCGGGACAAGGAGCAGAACGAGGTGGCCCTCTGGTCCTACGCCATGGGGCGCATGGGCGAGTTCGACAGCAGCGATCCGCTGATCCAGCAGATCGTCAACAACAAGAACAACATCCCTTTCATCGTGACCGACGACCAGCTGCGGGTGGAGGGTTCGCACCTGATTCCGGAGCGGATCATGAACCATCCCGACCTGCTGCGCGAGGAGATCGAGAAGCTCGCTTCGGTCAACCAGCCGCTGGAGATCAACACGTACAACGGATACCGCTTCTACATCTTCTACGGCGAATCGACGTTGCTCAAGATGCTGGTCTATTTCCCGTTCATCCAGTTGGTGGTGATCGCCGTGTTCATCGTCTTCGGTTACATCACGTTCCGCTCCTCGAAACAGGACGAGCAGAACCGTGTGTGGATCGGGCTGGCCAAGGAGACGGCCCACCAGCTGGGAACGCCCACCTCGTCGCTGTTGGGGTGGGTCGAATACCTGCGCAGCCAGCCGGTCGACCAGTCGGCCGTGGAGGAGATGAACAAGGACCTGACCCGGCTGATGAAGGTGGTGGACCGTTTTTCTAAAATCGGTTCGGAGACGATCCTCTCGCCCGGTACGGTGAACGAACTGGTGGGAAACAGCGTGCTCTATTTCCGTACGCGCATCCCGCGGAACGTGTCGCTCGACTACAACGGGCTGGCCATCGCTCCGGTCAAGGCGATGGTGAACGAGGCGCTTTTCGAATGGGTGGTGGAGAACCTGCTGAAGAATGCGCTGGACGCCCTCCAGGGCAAGGGGAAGATCGACGTGAAGATCACGGACGATGCGAACAACGTGTATATCGACGTGTCGGATACGGGTAAAGGGATCGCCAAGGCCAATTTCAACCGGATCTTCGAGCCGGGTTTCACGACCAAGACGCGCGGCTGGGGGCTCGGCCTGTCGCTGAGCCGGCGCATTATCGAGGATTACCATAAGGGGCGGATCGGCGTGCTGGAGTCGGAGATCGACAAGGGTACCACGATCCGGATCACCTTGAAAAAACTTTACGCCTGACGGATATGGGACGTCTGCTGCCGTTTGTCGGCCTGTCGGTCCTTCTGCTGACGGGATGTTTCAGGGAGGAAAGCCCGGAGCGGACCACCCGTGTCCGCGCGGGTGACCCGCTGCCCGTGTTCTCCATCGAGAGTACGCAGGGCGTGCGGTACGATTCGCAGGAGCGGGACGGCCGCAGGGTGCTGATCTACTTCTTCTGGTCGGAATGTCCCGACTGCCGGGAGACCACGCCCCATGTGCTCGACCTCTGGCGGCGGATCGGGGAGCGGGACGACGTCCGGCTGCTCTGTGTCGCGCGCGGGGGCGGGGACGCCACACAGGAGAAGGCGGTCGCCTATTGGGACGGGCTGGCCGCATCGGTGGCTCCGCTGCCGATGCCGGAACTCTATTACGACCGGGACCGCCGGGTGTTCGATCTGTTCGCCACGCAGGAGGTGCCGCGTTTCTACCTGGCGGGTTCCGACGGGATCGTGCGCTGGGAGAGTGCCGGGAATTACGGGGCGGATGCTTTGCAGGGATATTTGGATGCCGAATAGATGCTTATGAGAGAGAGGAGGGAACGATGCCGAGCGTGCTGACCGACAGCCTGACGGGGGCCGGGAGCGGATGGCCGTACGATACGCTTTGGGCGGGTGCGGCCCGTTTCTCCGTTCCGGCGGAAGGGACCCTCGCGGAGCGGGCGGATTCCCTCGCACGGAGCGTGGCGGCGGCCGACGTGTTCGGACCCGGGAGTGTGGCCGTTCCGGCCGGAGAGTGGCTTTCGGGTGTGTCCGATCCCTTTTTGCTGACCGACAATCTGCTGTTCCGGCTGTCGGTCGTGCTCATCTTCATCGGTTATTGCTACACGGTTTACTATTTCCGGGAGCCGCTCTCTGCGCTGCTCCGGATCGGGAAGAGCCGCCTGTACGGTGAAAAACTGATGGAAGAACACAGTTACCTGTTCTCCCTT is a window of Gallalistipes aquisgranensis DNA encoding:
- a CDS encoding S41 family peptidase, whose protein sequence is MGRKIRYGLVVLLAAGLAAVFAGAERSEDSDFRLGRNMEILMNLFRDVNLFYVDSVSPDRLLEDAAAGMTGKLDPYTEYIPEEEMDDFEIMTTGKYGGIGSLIRKKGDWVVIAQPYKGFPADRAGLKIGDKIVEIEGQDARGFDPARVSALLKGDPGTTVRLKVERFATGKVEPVSIRRERIVISGVPYHGFVADSIGYIQHSDFTEDCSTDLRRALAELRSSGRLKGLILDLRGNGGGILQEAVKILSLFVPKGTEVVSMRGKFEQLDATFKTEGEPVDTELPIVVLTDRGSASAAEIVSGALQDLDRAVLLGQRTFGKGLVQSTRPLGYNSYLKVTTAKYYIPTGRCIQAIDYAHRNEDGSVGYVPDSLIREFRTRAGRKVYDGGGIMPDVRTEPRYVSRFAMILYGKGYIEDFVDGYVKRHPEPVDVERFALSDADYADFTEFMKDKDVEFRSESKLALAQLREKAKQERYLDRIGPQLDEIEKGLRDDKESNLKLYRKELSQIIEDEIILRSHYAQGVTRHKLLSDEEVKQAVELLGDTARYRDILSSQDTARK
- a CDS encoding sensor histidine kinase; its protein translation is MERRRNILPRFGRTFFSFRHRVVIIVLGLAIGTSSLLFTDHMAQRLRDKEQNEVALWSYAMGRMGEFDSSDPLIQQIVNNKNNIPFIVTDDQLRVEGSHLIPERIMNHPDLLREEIEKLASVNQPLEINTYNGYRFYIFYGESTLLKMLVYFPFIQLVVIAVFIVFGYITFRSSKQDEQNRVWIGLAKETAHQLGTPTSSLLGWVEYLRSQPVDQSAVEEMNKDLTRLMKVVDRFSKIGSETILSPGTVNELVGNSVLYFRTRIPRNVSLDYNGLAIAPVKAMVNEALFEWVVENLLKNALDALQGKGKIDVKITDDANNVYIDVSDTGKGIAKANFNRIFEPGFTTKTRGWGLGLSLSRRIIEDYHKGRIGVLESEIDKGTTIRITLKKLYA
- a CDS encoding TlpA family protein disulfide reductase, with translation MGRLLPFVGLSVLLLTGCFREESPERTTRVRAGDPLPVFSIESTQGVRYDSQERDGRRVLIYFFWSECPDCRETTPHVLDLWRRIGERDDVRLLCVARGGGDATQEKAVAYWDGLAASVAPLPMPELYYDRDRRVFDLFATQEVPRFYLAGSDGIVRWESAGNYGADALQGYLDAE